One genomic segment of Acanthochromis polyacanthus isolate Apoly-LR-REF ecotype Palm Island chromosome 9, KAUST_Apoly_ChrSc, whole genome shotgun sequence includes these proteins:
- the LOC127535525 gene encoding gastrula zinc finger protein XlCGF26.1-like isoform X1, producing the protein MHSGVKPFNCDQCGKAFTDKSNLRSHQLIHSEVKAFSCDQCGKAFTHKSALRRHQLIHSEVKPFSCDQCGKAFSQKSTLAKHQLIHSGVKPFNCDQCGKAFTHKSTLAKHQLIHSGVKPFNCDQCGKSFTDKSTLKDHQFIHSGVKPFSCDQCGKAFTHKSHLKSHQLIHSGVKPFNCDQCGKAFTVKSNLRSHQLIHSEVKAFSCDQCGKAFTHKSALKCHQLIHSRVKPFNCDQCGKAFSQKIMLKRHQLIHSGVKPFNCDECGKAFTDKSNLRSHQLIHSEVKAFSCDQCGKAFTHKSALKCHQLIHSRVKPFNCDQCGKAFTDKRNLKSHQLIHSGVKPFNCDQCGKAFTDKRNLKSHQLIHSGVKPFNCDQCVKTFTQHEQLLIHQCPHSGRKRYHCDSCEKTFKHQQSLKCHQRIHTGYDVYVCDYCGKLFVQYSQLKAHEVTHTGVKPYICDQCGKRYSYIANLKVHQRVHTGETPYRCDECKKTFTTLYSLKQHQQIHTRKQAFNQCHSENGTDGQNSQTCQHSANGEQCCFDQSGPTSNQQGTLQRHQRMHTGHRLNPCQEDFSMQGSVKVHEVLHKLKVLEIRLHRIQENNVMSAPRDPIQGAFLFQRSLEGQKTNCSRNLSSGSGGHSAAQGVLSHIGSDVNISLRHGKLTDWLIL; encoded by the exons atgcacagtggagttaaaccattcaactgtgatcagtgtggaaaggcttttactgacaaAAGTAACTTaagaagtcatcaactcattcacagtgaagttaaagcattcagctgtgatcagtgtggaaaggcttttactcacaagagtgcGTTAAGacgtcatcaactcattcacagtgaagttaaaccattcagctgtgatcagtgtggaaaggctttttctCAGAAGAGTACTctagcaaaacatcaactcatccacagtggagttaaaccattcaactgtgatcaatgtggaaaggctttCACTCACAAGAGTACTctagcaaaacatcaactcatccacagtggagttaaaccattcaactgtgatcagtgtggaaagtcttttactgacaagagtacgttaaaagatcatcaattcattcacagtggagttaagccattcagctgtgatcagtgtggaaaggcttttactcacaagagtcacttaaaaagtcatcaactcattcacagtggagttaaaccattcaactgtgatcagtgtggaaaggcttttactgtcaaaagtaacttaagaagtcatcaactcattcacagtgaagttaaagcattcagctgtgatcagtgtggaaaggcttttactcacaagagtgcGTTAAAatgtcatcaactcattcacagtagagttaaaccattcaactgtgatcagtgtggaaaggctttttctCAGAAGATtatgttaaaaagacatcaactcattcacagtggagttaaaccattcaactgtgatgagtgtggaaaggcttttactgacaaAAGTAACTTaagaagtcatcaactcattcacagtgaagttaaagcattcagctgtgatcagtgtggaaaggcttttactcacaagagtgcGTTAAAatgtcatcaactcattcacagtagagttaaaccattcaactgtgatcagtgtggaaaggcttttactgacaagagaaacttaaaaagtcatcaactcattcacagtggagttaaaccattcaactgtgatcagtgtggaaaggcttttactgacaagagaaacttaaaaagtcatcaactcattcacagtggagttaaaccattcaactgtgatcaatgtgtgaaaacctttactcaacatgaacagttgttgatccatcaatgcccccattctggtagaaagcggtaccactgtgactcctgtgaaaaaactttcaagcaccaacaaagcttaaaatgtcaccaacgcatccacactggatatgatgtgtatgtatgtgattACTGTGGCAAACTATTTGTACagtactcacagttaaaagctcatgaagtgacccacactggggttaaaccatacatttgtgaccagtgtgggaaacgctacagctacattgcaaacctcaaagttcaccaacgtgtccacactggggagacaccatacagatgtgacgagtgtaagaagacttttacaactttgtattccctgaaacaacaccagcagatccacaccagaaagcaagcattcaatcagtgtcacagtgag aacggaacagatggacaaaactctcagacttgtcagcactctgccaatggtgaacagtgctgctttgaccagtctggaccgACGTCCAATcaacaaggaaccctacaacgacaccagcgtatgcacactggacacagactgaacccctgccaagaagatttctccatgcagggttcagtaaaagttcatgaagtcctccacaaacttaaagtccttgagatccggcttcacagaattcag GAGAACAATGTGATGAGTGCACCGAGAGATCCAATACAGGgagctttcctttttcaaagatcattagaaggacagaagacaaa TTGTTCTAGAAACCTATCATCTGGGTCAGGTGGTCACTCTGCAGCACAAGGAGTACTATCCCACATTGGATCTGATGTTAATATTTCCCTTAGACATGGTAAATTGACTGACTGGCTGATATTGTAG